In Brachionichthys hirsutus isolate HB-005 chromosome 20, CSIRO-AGI_Bhir_v1, whole genome shotgun sequence, the genomic stretch ATTTAAACAACCCTCCAGGTCAGGATGTTGTAAAACACTTAAAACTCAGCATTTCTGACAGACACAGTCTGTATACACAGTTCACTCACAAGACTTCACTGAGTTCCCACCAATTCATTAAATATTCTTAGCATTATTCAAATGTCAAGAAATTCTGGCTTGTCCTAATATTGTTTGCCTTCTGTTCATGAAAATGTgttctcattaaaataaaacagaaaaacacacaaaaaaatccaatatTCAGATTGAATACAATGAATGAAttcaataaatgaatacaacaaTTAAAAaggtaattattattttttgcattgtcTTTACTTGGAGATGTGTTGGCGTGTTCTCACAACTTCAAAAACACCTCCCACCAATCATTTGACAGGGGAATTCCTCCATGACTGAAAATAGGAACAGTATTACCAGCCGGAGCATAAAACTACGTTGGTAGATGCACTTCACGCATCAGATTCCACTTATCCTCACTTCAGAAACTACCCTGTGGTCCAGACAATTACACCCATCTCCAGCAGCACTGCAATGACAGGATCATGGCTGAGTCACACAGAAACTCATGCAGGTTTAATACAGGGGATGCCTGCAGGAGGATAAGTGACGCCGATGGGCATTGTAAATCAAATAATTGCTAATTTGCTTGTGTAAATATattatctaataataataatacatattctGAGGGGATGAACAGAACTAAAGTACACACAACCAGAAGGGGAACGGGATACTAATGTGATCACCACCTCAACCTGAGGCTGTTTATAGACATTATTTTCACTTGTGATTGATGCAGGCAGCGCCTacagcaaaaatgtaaatagttaggactgcatctgttcaagtctgtttAAAACCATACATGATTTTATACAGCCACTTTTTGTTATATAGTAtctatatatagtatatatcaAGTTGTGGGCTTTTCTCAGAACTTTTctggtgagattaaaaaagagattaattagaTCACTCAATTACAgttcattattaattaatttctaAAATGTAATCTCTTGACAGCAATAGTTATAAGACTATAACAGAAGGCCAACCTGAACAAGTCATGAGTAAAACTTTACTTCCTGAACCAACTCTTGAAAATCCAAATTAGCCAAGTATGCTCAGAATAACATAATATTGAATTTGGATTCCATTCCTGATGTTTCAGGTTGAGGAATGCAACTGAAAGGCAACATGAAGGCCTGTGTACCTTGTCATGATGACCAACAGGGGGTGCTCTTAATCGCTTTTTGAAGATTttcactcctcttcctttttttgttttgcatttctaTCTCTTTTTCAACTTCATAATTGCAAATATAAATCTTCAAGCTTGTCTACCTTCTTATCTTTGCATTCTTAAGGGTCGAGCAATCATCATTTTGTTCCTTGGTTCTGTGTAAACACTGGAGCCCGGGTCTGTTTGATGTTGTTATGACTGGCTGGCTGCCGTCTCAGTACCAGTGGATCTGCAGGCCTCTCTCATGTCCAGAGATATTGTATTGGCTGCTTTTAATTATGATATCATAATAAAAAATGAGACTCTCACTGGACATGagtgaacaaaacaaaagtttgtAGTGTGTAGTTCATCAGAAGGATGTCCCATATTCAGACTTATTTAAGGAtattgggttgggttgggtacTGGCCTGCTGTTCCCCGTGCCGCCGCTCTTTTTGTAATTACATCCGCCATGGAACTTGCTTCATTCAGGATTTTTGATAGCATCTTTTAAACCCAGAGTTTTGAAGTCTTGCCTCTCTTTTATGGCCTCTCTGTTTTTCCTCGCTATGCTTTCTCCTCTGTCCAAACATCTGCGGTTATTTATCTGTTATTCTGTGGCAGCAATGTGGTCAACATGTGTCTGGCTTTCCTCCACACACCTCTCATCAGCAGCCAGTTTAGGAATCACTGAAGGATCATGGTAGACTTACCAAGCTTATCGTTGTTCTTTCCACAGGTGACAATGGATGGGTGACGTATCGCTTTAATTATGCATATGGACATTCGTACGTCCAATGCGAATTCTGTCCTACTTTTAATCTGATGTTTTATTGTAACAGAGTGATTTTTCTCTTTAGTCATTCAGAGCAGCAAGTGGAGGATCGACATCATCACTTACAGGAATCAGAGTACCACGATTTAAACGTAGTATTTGCATTGCTTAATCCTTTGGATTTGTATTACCCTGACCTTTGAACTTTTAATCTCAATGTCATTTAATCCTATACAAATGATATATCCTCAGACAGCATGAAGGAAGGACTAGATCATGACAAATACCACAGAGGAGATGGACAGCATTGACACTGGCATTTTGTCAAGGATGGGGTTTAAGAGGTCCAATATGTGTATTAAAATGGCAATTTTATTGGGGTGGTTGAGTGGAACCGTCTGTATAATACTGaaaaatattctgtttttctTGTCTGGAACCTGAATTTAAAGGAATTTTATATccatatttttcctttttatgaATATTGTGCAACGCTTACAAACCACCAGCAGAATATTAAATACAATTCTGCGTCATCATTCATGTTTGCTGTTTCCTCCCTGCCTGGGGTGGTGCTGTCAGCctgttctgtgtttcttttgcCTGTTTTAAAAGCAGATGGAGGCTGATCGTGGATGTGGACTTTAATTCCTCTCCTTGGCCCGTGACCGTAAAACTACCGTACCTCATGTGGGGATGAGTGATGCCCGTTGTTTGGCTTCTTCCCTCTTGTATTTAGTTCAACTAACTGGAGAGGCGGGAAGCCCTTCTGTTGTATCCTCTTTTCTACGGTTTTGGGATGGATATTAGGTTACGTTCACACGTTTTATTTTGGTTCAAGCTGGTAAAGCTTGATGAAGggaacccatccatccaccatgtTTCATTTCTGAAGCATAACTCAAAACTTTGTTTATGTAAAGTGTCATGAATTGACTTTTGCTGTTTGGGATACTTTATCGTATGTATTTTTCCCATATCCATGGTTACAAACTGAACCTATACTCAGTCTGAGTGGGATTTTTCATGAAATTCACCCTTGGAGAGGATCCTGTGGGTTTCATGAGTACGTTGTTAGCTGCTGACTTTAATGCCTTTTTTCATACAACCAACATAcaaattctgtatttatttttttctcctgtcATTGATGGCCACTTTGGTAAATCATGCAGCAATGAGGTTTTTGAGGtctgacagaaaatatttgtacaACTTTTGAATTTTAGCTGCGAACTCTGAGGAAAGTCAGTGATGCATCGAGACCACACATGCAACAAAACCGCAAACGAAGGAACTGTTTGGTGCTGCAGGCTAAAACAGTGACTGCAATCACAGCTAACATGCTAGAAAACGATACATGATGGATCCTGTCATATAAAGTCTAGTTGATTAGCTAAATTCACGTGCAAAACAATGCAACAAAGAGTTGTTGTGGATTATTCTGAGGCCAGCCGCGATGtacagcttagagacagcggccctgaggaaaagacagggggcggagccagaagTGGCGGcaatgaagatgctgaggttctccttgggagtgaccaggttggagaggattagaaataagacaataagagggacagtgaaggttagacactttggagacaaggtcagagaggccagcgtttgatggtttggacatgtccagaggagagacagggacgctggtagaaggacgctgaggatggaactgctagggaacagggctagtggtcgacccaggagaaaaTCGTTTCAATGTAGAGTCAAAATGTGTATGCATGTGAAGAAGGCTTAAAGCCAGCATGTGGCCCCCACTCCTGACCAAAGAACAGTATAGTATATAATCCACTGTAGTACTGCAAAGCAGTTTTTACATAGCACAGATTAAACAAACTACCGGTAGATGTTAATCAGTGAGCTTTAGAGGTCCCTGCAGACAGATGTTTGTCAGAGCAAGGCCAGTTGCTGCAGCAAGGACCAGAGGTGTTTACACTGTAGCGGGGCACTTTGCTACACTGTGCCTGTCTTGTTGGGGAGGAAAGGCACGGAAGCACGTGGTGCGTCAGTCAGCAAATGTATGACTAGCCAGTTGTGCTTAAGAAGCTTGCCTTATGCTGTACTTGGCTCTGCTGCACAGTATCTAAAATACGGAGCAAGAAACAACACATTAAGAGTCAGACGATGAATGCAAggtctttatatatttttcttcagCATATAATTGCAACAACATATTCATAGAGCACTGTAGTACAAAGtagaaagaaacacacatttgatgTTGCCGTACTGTGATATGAGGTTATGAGGGCAAAGTGGATTCCCTTTTGATCACGGGCGCCTTCATTTCTCAGTCCAATTAGTGCACCATGTTGTATACAGAGACAattaaaacaaactttaaaataaaaaaagagagacaagacaaataaatactgtacaacACCATATATGTAATATTAGATTCAGAAATCATACACAGGTCATGCTTTCCTCAACAAAGCGCTGGAAATACCCACAATGCAGCATTCATGGAGAGTTATGCTTCACAAGAAGTCGTTATCAGCAAATGGCAAACACGAGTACATTTTGATAGACGTCTTAAATAAAGTGCCTTCCTTTTAAAATTGGTGGTTCCAAAATGTGCACGCCCATTCGTTTGCACGGACACATCTCCAAGTGGAATTCCTGAACACTGTTTGAAGTGGCCATCGGTAGAGCTGGACCGAATTTCAGATTAGCGAGCGTCACTGCCATTTGCTCTTGACCCAGCAGTGACAGACTTTTGTGTTTGATGTTGATGATGACCTCTATTTCACCTTCATCTGTATTCCATGTTAGCCCAGATAAGGGATCCAAGCACATGGCCTGCCAGGAAGCTTTGTTGGTTATTTAGAAAGGACATTCATGCTCCAAGTACTTGAGATAAACCCGAAGCATACTGCAAATCGCCTGTCCACCACACACAATGCATCAGCAACGAATATGGAGATACGGGGCTTTCAATTGAATTCTAATAGTGTGATTCCATTAATTCCAACCTGGATTTCTCCTCTGATGCCCTCCAACATAATCTTTACACCGCTACATTTTCTACTTGCTCCAATAGTGCTCTCCTGTTGAGGTAAATGAACACATATGTTGAACACAGTCAGTGAGTTCCCCTGAGAACATAGCAGACACACATGAGTAGAATCTAATCACTTCAGAACTTCATCTCAACTACATTTGCAACATATACGGTTCGACAAGAGGCTAGATTCGCAGGCACCAACAGTCTGATTTGAACTCTTTGGCACGCAGATCACATAACTTCCTGTGGAAATATGACTAAAAACACATGAAATCCATCTgtgtgacaaaaacattttaaatcaaatgtgATCTTCCTGTTACTGCTTCAGGGCTACTCTCTCGATTTTCGGTTTTGACTGCAGAGTCCATTTTCACATCCACTTTAGCTTACATCTCTGGTTTGAAATCTCAAATGATTTGAATGCTACATCTTTACTGTGTGAGATGTACATTActgttgcatgcatgcatgcagaaaCATTTGAGGATTGCTCCCCGTAATTCCCATCGTAAATCCTGAAGCATGTCTTCAATGTTAGCAGCGTAGGTGAGATTCATCTGTTGGACTCCAATGCATGCGTTTGATTAATCCCTATAAACAACCAACCTTCCTCACTTAAACCGACCGGTCACATGATCAAGATGTTTTACTGTCACCATCACAAAAGCCAATTGGCAGACACCATGCTGACACACACGCAGGAGCGTGAGCTTGACGTCATGCCAGATGTGGAACAGGTTAGCTTCCCATTATTGTTGTTCATTTCATTCCAGCTGAGCCTGCTCTCAGGACACAGACTTCACCATTATCtctaaatatttcatttctgaaCAAGCGTGCGTTTCCGCTATTGTCTGATGCGTTGGGGGCGACGGTGGCAcgggtggttgagcgggtcgtcctatgatggAGAGGTCGGCGGTTCGACTCCCAGCTCCGGCACGTGTGCACACTGTTGTAGTGTCCTCgggcaagacgcttcacccacattgcctgtgtgaatgtagtgagcgagtgaatgtcggtggtggtcaggagggctgaTGGTGCTagttggcagcctcgctcctgtcagtctgcatgcatgactattattattgtttagaTGTAATATTTCATGACTTTTACGCTCGCCAGTCTCCTCTCAGATTAGGAACGGACCCTCCGATTCACTGCTAGTTGTAGCTTTGGCGGTAGCCCCTCAGTACTCCCTGGCCTCTTCCAGTTCATTCATGAACACGTCTTCATGGGGATTTTCTGGGCAGCTCAATCCATTATTGGGAGGCCGAACCACATGGAAGCGACTCCAGTCTCCTTTGCACAGGATCCAAGGCAGCACGTCCACTTTGAAGTGGAGCTCAGGTGAGAACTCGGTGCTGATCAGGTTCGGCGTTCCCGCGCTTTTCCCCCGCGTGATCAGCCGGCCGCGGTCATTGTAGCAACAGTGCTGTGCTGCGAGAGTAGACGAGTCGGCAGAAAGCGCAGAGCGGATGCAGTTGCGCGCCGAAGGCTTGTAGATATCCAGGCGCTCCTTGGGGCCGCTGGCATCACGCCAGCGATACTGACGGCCGTGGGTTTCATCGTAGACGCTGACCACAGTGTAGGCCACTTCAGAAGGGAAGGAGCAAGGGCAGCCCGGCAGCTCAGACAATACCTGCTGCAGGTATGTCTGCAGAAACTCACTCTTACAGTTGAGCCACTTCTCACAGCTGTCCACATCTTTTGGAAAGAAGACAGCAATATCATGTGAAATGATGTTCAAAATGAGTTTCTGACAGGTAGCACAGGCATGTTGCCACAAACCATTATCTATACGCCATAATATATCTCTATCTACATTATAAATACCAGTACCAAATATAAAGCATTTCGAGAGTTTCCTTCAAAACAAATTACCCGTTCCAAACGGCTCTGTGCCGTTCTCCATCTCAAACGGGAAAGGCTCCGCCACAGTGTTGACGTCACCTGCAATAAGGAGAGCAGTGCATGAGCTGACATTAAGAGCAAGTTAGTAGAGCTTTACAAATACTTCAATACTACGCCCTTCAGATGTGGCTTTTCGTCTTCAGGATGGAAGTAATAATCTCACCTGGACAAGGCTCCAAGTCGCACCTTGAGGCTTCTGTCAGAATGCAGGAATAACCGCAGGACTtcgtcctcttcttctctccgtGTCCACATGTCACAGAACAGGGAGACCAGGGCGTCCATTCGTCTGTCTCAtctgtgaaagggggggggggttatcacaCTTCAGACCTTTGTgcaagcagctgctgcaatTCAAAATAATGAAATTCATGAGATTCCGTGAAGACCAATGCGcagtaatgtgtgtgtaaatctcCCTGAGTGATTTTGAGATGAATACTTAAGGAAAGTGTGGGATTTGGCTCTACAGAGGCTCTACGTGTTTTCGGGAATATAATGGGAAGCAGCTTCAAAGAgttaaacaggaaaacaaacagagaaaatCAGTGCCTCCTTCAACAGACTAACAGAGAATGAATTTTCAAAGTCTCTTGACTGTCTCAGTCCCATATAATTGGCAATGTCCTCCTGGTCTTACTTTTCCCGTGCAAAACCATATTCATTTTAAGAAGCCTTGAGCAAAATTAGAGAGCGAGAAGCTGCGCTGCGGCTGTCCGCCTCCGCACCAAGTCTCCTTGTGGTGTTAATAACACTGAAAACGAGTCCGCCTAGATTAAAGGCGAGTTGGGTGCAGAAATACCAGCTCTGGTGTAGCGAGCACccaattttattttgtgggCACTGCCaactccccccccaccatgtGACCGTATACTGTAGGAACGAATTCTCAGGGGAGTCTTAATTACAGAAGACGCTAAGGCAGACGTCCTTGATTTATGTCCACTCAGTCTTTAGATGTGACCACTTAAGAAACACTGTTGCCCTTTACGAGCCCATGTGCATGCacaacggtaaaaaaaaaaaaaaaaagatgaaatctaTATTTTGGTGCGCCGGGGAATGggtaaatgcaaaaaaaaaaaaaaaaacattacacgTACTCCTGCACTTACGTTTTACAACAGATTTACAGACAAGATTTCATGCAATAGCGGCTAGGAAAACAAACAGATCAATCATGCGCAGATTGGCATCTGTTGGGAAAGAATGAAAGCTCTCGGCTGTGGTGAGATGTTAACTGCTCTCTGATCTACCGTTAAACTCGCAAGCATTGGAATAAACACTGCACAGCCCGTcagactttgttttctttttttccacctctttgcctttttctctctctctctttcattcactACATACACctttctctttcattatttACTATTTTTACCACTGAATAAGTGGCCTGTTCGAGGCGAGACAGTTTTCCCACCGGAGGAATGCAGAACCGAATGAGGGAAAAGAGCCGTAAAAGTTATGAAGAGCCCCGAAAGCACCCTGAAATTCTTGAACTGGCTCGAAAGGCCGTGCCGCGGTAGTCAGTGGGGGCCGCCAGggtctgggggggtgggggggctatGAGGTCCCGGAGAAGGATGAAAGAGCCGGCCAAATGGCCCCTGTCGTTCTGTGTTCCCAATCTGCCCTCTAATTGTCCACAAGCAGAGGGCTGTTTTGTCCCAGAGAACAGTGCCGGCCTCACGCTGCCATTAGCGAGCGCATCGGACCCATCTTCAAAAGGCCGGCCTCTGCGACCAGTGTCGACTTCAAAGTGCCCATAACCCGCAATGCCCTGATGGTTGAGTGCTTTGCATACTGGCATCGTTTTACATCTTTCTGACTGTGGAGATGGTTATAATGTAGCCTTCTATAAacactgttctctctctctctcgcctttGTTTTCTACTTCTGCACCTCTTCATCAATAAGATTATCTTATGCACTTCACATTTTTGGTGTGCTTTCCTGCAGGATACACTATATTGAATTCTTAAAATGCCATAATAAGTCTGATCAAGTCATATCGAAAAGAGTTACGCTGCACTAGTAGATGGCAAAGTGTACCACTTGGCAAGCGTTACCATAGTAGCTCTGAATTGGATCCCAGCCTTCTTTCCAATGTGTGTCCCAGTCTCCGCCCACTCCGCTGGGCAAGGGATCCTCACTGCCGTACTCCAGGGAAtaatcttcctcctcttcctcgccagtCTCCTCCACACCTGACCGTCCGTTGCCATCCTCGCCGGAATCTGCGTCAGTGTAACTCCAAAAAAGGGGCCAGAAAAGCTTCTTGCCCCCGAGCCAGTCTACTGtggaagaaggggaggaggaagaggcaggtAACCAGTCCTTTTCCTTAGCCAGGTCCATCTCTACCTCCATCTGGGGATCATCCACCACCTCAATGGTAACCTGGGCAGAAACATAGAGTTCAAACCTGAAACGACCCTGACCACTTGTTGCTCAGAATCTCCATTGATGCTCGTCTTACATCCCACTCTAAAGACGTTGACTACATCACATTAGTGCAGACGGTTTTTCAGTGAGCAAACCCGCTTTCCAGAAGCCATCCAGCC encodes the following:
- the ism2b gene encoding isthmin-2, with the translated sequence MRPEVVWRIQVLLGVWSLFLSLGTGFPTRHKNVGHKAHGHHIHNAGVQYDSEALEQQNQVQSLLPESNSHQRRWSHPQHRTVDVLPQPEPEEETKPFILDLKNFPDLANADVNSQNPNIQVTIEVVDDPQMEVEMDLAKEKDWLPASSSSPSSTVDWLGGKKLFWPLFWSYTDADSGEDGNGRSGVEETGEEEEEDYSLEYGSEDPLPSGVGGDWDTHWKEGWDPIQSYYDETDEWTPWSPCSVTCGHGEKKRTKSCGYSCILTEASRCDLEPCPGDVNTVAEPFPFEMENGTEPFGTDVDSCEKWLNCKSEFLQTYLQQVLSELPGCPCSFPSEVAYTVVSVYDETHGRQYRWRDASGPKERLDIYKPSARNCIRSALSADSSTLAAQHCCYNDRGRLITRGKSAGTPNLISTEFSPELHFKVDVLPWILCKGDWSRFHVVRPPNNGLSCPENPHEDVFMNELEEAREY